In Hoplias malabaricus isolate fHopMal1 chromosome 6, fHopMal1.hap1, whole genome shotgun sequence, a single window of DNA contains:
- the LOC136699222 gene encoding potassium voltage-gated channel subfamily KQT member 4 isoform X2: MRSFLLVFSCLVLSVFSTIPTHQKTANEGLFILEFVMIVVFGLEYFVRVWAAGCCCRYRGWQGRLRFARKPFCVIDFIVFVASVAVIAAGTQGNIFATSALRSMRFLQILRMVRMDRRGGTWKLLGSVVYAHSKELITAWYIGFLVLIFASFLVYLAEKDINTEFSTYADSLWWGTITLTTIGYGDKTPHTWLGRLLAAGFALLGVSFFALPAGILGSGFALKVQEQHRQKHFEKRRTPAANLIQAAWRLYSTDAQHSYLTATWYFYDSMLPSFRELTLLFSHLQRRNTKKVLHNYQTLLSGLRPYSSLYLSGDSFKNSGIPSGKIPFRDRIRMNNSRSTQAIRGKASSPIPPGSVRRSPSTENVPEATSPGKVQKSWSFNDRTRFRTSLRLKTRPAVDVEGVGEESAEDKSYCDVAMEDVIPAVKTLIRAVRILKFLVAKRKFKETLRPYDVKDVIEQYSAGHLDMLGRIKSLQTRVDQIVGRGAVQSDKKMRTEKCEKTPPELDPMDELSMMGRVVKVEKQVQSIENKLDLLLNFYSQCLKKGSSHFTLSSLLEPDLTSDYHSPTDHRDLFPSVNTLNISQSDSGNMD; encoded by the exons GAGTTTGTGATGATTGTGGTGTTTGGGCTCGAGTATTTTGTGAGGGTTTGGGCTGCTGGGTGTTGCTGCCGCTACAGAGGATGGCAGGGTCGGCTACGCTTTGCCAGAAAACCCTTCTGTGTTATAG ACTTCATAGTTTTTGTGGCTTCAGTTGCTGTGATAGCAGCAGGTACGCAGGGGAACATCTTTGCCACGTCTGCTCTGCGCAGCATGCGATTTTTGCAGATCCTGCGCATGGTGCGCATGGACCGCCGAGGAGGCACATGGAAACTGCTGGGCTCTGTAGTGTATGCTCACAGCAAg GAGCTTATCACTGCCTGGTACATTGGCTTCCTGGTATTGATTTTTGCCTCGTTTTTGGTCTATTTGGCTGAAAAGGACATCAACACTGAGTTCTCTACTTATGCAGACTCCCTCTGGTGGGGAACC ATTACCCTCACCACAATTGGTTACGGAGACAAGACTCCACACACCTGGCTTGGTCGGCTTTTAGCAGCCGGCTTCGCCCTGTTGGGAGTGTCTTTTTTTGCCCTGCCTGCA GGGATTTTAGGTTCAGGTTTTGCTCTGAAAGTCCAGGAACAGCACAGACAGAAGCACTTTGAGAAGAGGAGAACTCCTGCAGCCAACCTCATACAG GCTGCATGGCGACTTTATTCCACAGATGCCCAGCATTCATATCTTACAGCTACTTGGTACTTCTACGACAGTATGCTCCCATCTTTCAG AGAATTGACGCTACTGTTCAGTCACCTCCAACGGCGTAACACCAAGAAGGTTCTCCACAACTACCAAACCCTGCTGTCGGGCCTTCGGCCCTACAGCTCCCTCTACCTGTCAGGGGACAG TTTCAAGAATTCTGGAATCCCAAG TGGGAAGATTCCATTTCGGGACCGTATTAGGATGAACAATTCCCGCTCCACTCAGGCAATCCGGGGCAAGGCTTCTTCCCCCATTCCCCCAGGGAGTGTGCGCCGCTCGCCAAGCACTGAAAATGTTCCAGAAGCCACCAGCCCAGGGAAGGTGCAGAAAAGCTGGAGTTTCAATGACCGAACCCGGTTCCGCACTTCACTCCGCCTCAAAACCCGTCCTGCTGTAGACG TTGAGGGAGTTGGAGAAGAGAGCGCAGAGGATAAGTCATACTGTGATGTTGCTATGGAGGATGTTATACCTGCAGTGAAGACCTTGATTCGAGCAGTTAG aaTCCTTAAATTCCTGGTAGCCAAACGGAAGTTCAAAGAAACACTCAGACCATATGACGTGAAGGATGTCATTGAGCAGTATTCAGCTGGACACCTGGACATGCTTGGCAGGATCAAGAGCTTGCAAACAAG GGTAGATCAGATTGTTGGCCGTGGTGCTGTTCAGTCTGATAAGAAGATGAGGACGGAAAAATGTGAAAAGACTCCTCCAGAACTGGACCCAATGGATGAGTTGAGCATGATGGGACGTGTCGTTAAGGTGGAGAAACAG GTTCAGTCAATTGAGAACAAGCTGGACTTGCTGTTGAACTTTTATTCTCAGTGCCTAAAAAAGGGCTCCTCCCACTTCACCCTGTCCTCTTTGCTGGAGCCTGACCTCACCTCTGACTACCACAGTCCAACTGATCACCGTGACCTTTTCCCCTCTGTCAACACACTCAACATCTCCCAGTCGGACAGTGGCAACATGGACTGA
- the LOC136699222 gene encoding potassium voltage-gated channel subfamily KQT member 4 isoform X1, which produces MSRVSFLLVFSCLVLSVFSTIPTHQKTANEGLFILEFVMIVVFGLEYFVRVWAAGCCCRYRGWQGRLRFARKPFCVIDFIVFVASVAVIAAGTQGNIFATSALRSMRFLQILRMVRMDRRGGTWKLLGSVVYAHSKELITAWYIGFLVLIFASFLVYLAEKDINTEFSTYADSLWWGTITLTTIGYGDKTPHTWLGRLLAAGFALLGVSFFALPAGILGSGFALKVQEQHRQKHFEKRRTPAANLIQAAWRLYSTDAQHSYLTATWYFYDSMLPSFRELTLLFSHLQRRNTKKVLHNYQTLLSGLRPYSSLYLSGDSFKNSGIPSGKIPFRDRIRMNNSRSTQAIRGKASSPIPPGSVRRSPSTENVPEATSPGKVQKSWSFNDRTRFRTSLRLKTRPAVDVEGVGEESAEDKSYCDVAMEDVIPAVKTLIRAVRILKFLVAKRKFKETLRPYDVKDVIEQYSAGHLDMLGRIKSLQTRVDQIVGRGAVQSDKKMRTEKCEKTPPELDPMDELSMMGRVVKVEKQVQSIENKLDLLLNFYSQCLKKGSSHFTLSSLLEPDLTSDYHSPTDHRDLFPSVNTLNISQSDSGNMD; this is translated from the exons GAGTTTGTGATGATTGTGGTGTTTGGGCTCGAGTATTTTGTGAGGGTTTGGGCTGCTGGGTGTTGCTGCCGCTACAGAGGATGGCAGGGTCGGCTACGCTTTGCCAGAAAACCCTTCTGTGTTATAG ACTTCATAGTTTTTGTGGCTTCAGTTGCTGTGATAGCAGCAGGTACGCAGGGGAACATCTTTGCCACGTCTGCTCTGCGCAGCATGCGATTTTTGCAGATCCTGCGCATGGTGCGCATGGACCGCCGAGGAGGCACATGGAAACTGCTGGGCTCTGTAGTGTATGCTCACAGCAAg GAGCTTATCACTGCCTGGTACATTGGCTTCCTGGTATTGATTTTTGCCTCGTTTTTGGTCTATTTGGCTGAAAAGGACATCAACACTGAGTTCTCTACTTATGCAGACTCCCTCTGGTGGGGAACC ATTACCCTCACCACAATTGGTTACGGAGACAAGACTCCACACACCTGGCTTGGTCGGCTTTTAGCAGCCGGCTTCGCCCTGTTGGGAGTGTCTTTTTTTGCCCTGCCTGCA GGGATTTTAGGTTCAGGTTTTGCTCTGAAAGTCCAGGAACAGCACAGACAGAAGCACTTTGAGAAGAGGAGAACTCCTGCAGCCAACCTCATACAG GCTGCATGGCGACTTTATTCCACAGATGCCCAGCATTCATATCTTACAGCTACTTGGTACTTCTACGACAGTATGCTCCCATCTTTCAG AGAATTGACGCTACTGTTCAGTCACCTCCAACGGCGTAACACCAAGAAGGTTCTCCACAACTACCAAACCCTGCTGTCGGGCCTTCGGCCCTACAGCTCCCTCTACCTGTCAGGGGACAG TTTCAAGAATTCTGGAATCCCAAG TGGGAAGATTCCATTTCGGGACCGTATTAGGATGAACAATTCCCGCTCCACTCAGGCAATCCGGGGCAAGGCTTCTTCCCCCATTCCCCCAGGGAGTGTGCGCCGCTCGCCAAGCACTGAAAATGTTCCAGAAGCCACCAGCCCAGGGAAGGTGCAGAAAAGCTGGAGTTTCAATGACCGAACCCGGTTCCGCACTTCACTCCGCCTCAAAACCCGTCCTGCTGTAGACG TTGAGGGAGTTGGAGAAGAGAGCGCAGAGGATAAGTCATACTGTGATGTTGCTATGGAGGATGTTATACCTGCAGTGAAGACCTTGATTCGAGCAGTTAG aaTCCTTAAATTCCTGGTAGCCAAACGGAAGTTCAAAGAAACACTCAGACCATATGACGTGAAGGATGTCATTGAGCAGTATTCAGCTGGACACCTGGACATGCTTGGCAGGATCAAGAGCTTGCAAACAAG GGTAGATCAGATTGTTGGCCGTGGTGCTGTTCAGTCTGATAAGAAGATGAGGACGGAAAAATGTGAAAAGACTCCTCCAGAACTGGACCCAATGGATGAGTTGAGCATGATGGGACGTGTCGTTAAGGTGGAGAAACAG GTTCAGTCAATTGAGAACAAGCTGGACTTGCTGTTGAACTTTTATTCTCAGTGCCTAAAAAAGGGCTCCTCCCACTTCACCCTGTCCTCTTTGCTGGAGCCTGACCTCACCTCTGACTACCACAGTCCAACTGATCACCGTGACCTTTTCCCCTCTGTCAACACACTCAACATCTCCCAGTCGGACAGTGGCAACATGGACTGA
- the LOC136699222 gene encoding potassium voltage-gated channel subfamily KQT member 4 isoform X3: MSRVSFLLVFSCLVLSVFSTIPTHQKTANEGLFILEFVMIVVFGLEYFVRVWAAGCCCRYRGWQGRLRFARKPFCVIDFIVFVASVAVIAAGTQGNIFATSALRSMRFLQILRMVRMDRRGGTWKLLGSVVYAHSKELITAWYIGFLVLIFASFLVYLAEKDINTEFSTYADSLWWGTITLTTIGYGDKTPHTWLGRLLAAGFALLGVSFFALPAGILGSGFALKVQEQHRQKHFEKRRTPAANLIQAAWRLYSTDAQHSYLTATWYFYDSMLPSFRELTLLFSHLQRRNTKKVLHNYQTLLSGLRPYSSLYLSGDSGKIPFRDRIRMNNSRSTQAIRGKASSPIPPGSVRRSPSTENVPEATSPGKVQKSWSFNDRTRFRTSLRLKTRPAVDVEGVGEESAEDKSYCDVAMEDVIPAVKTLIRAVRILKFLVAKRKFKETLRPYDVKDVIEQYSAGHLDMLGRIKSLQTRVDQIVGRGAVQSDKKMRTEKCEKTPPELDPMDELSMMGRVVKVEKQVQSIENKLDLLLNFYSQCLKKGSSHFTLSSLLEPDLTSDYHSPTDHRDLFPSVNTLNISQSDSGNMD, translated from the exons GAGTTTGTGATGATTGTGGTGTTTGGGCTCGAGTATTTTGTGAGGGTTTGGGCTGCTGGGTGTTGCTGCCGCTACAGAGGATGGCAGGGTCGGCTACGCTTTGCCAGAAAACCCTTCTGTGTTATAG ACTTCATAGTTTTTGTGGCTTCAGTTGCTGTGATAGCAGCAGGTACGCAGGGGAACATCTTTGCCACGTCTGCTCTGCGCAGCATGCGATTTTTGCAGATCCTGCGCATGGTGCGCATGGACCGCCGAGGAGGCACATGGAAACTGCTGGGCTCTGTAGTGTATGCTCACAGCAAg GAGCTTATCACTGCCTGGTACATTGGCTTCCTGGTATTGATTTTTGCCTCGTTTTTGGTCTATTTGGCTGAAAAGGACATCAACACTGAGTTCTCTACTTATGCAGACTCCCTCTGGTGGGGAACC ATTACCCTCACCACAATTGGTTACGGAGACAAGACTCCACACACCTGGCTTGGTCGGCTTTTAGCAGCCGGCTTCGCCCTGTTGGGAGTGTCTTTTTTTGCCCTGCCTGCA GGGATTTTAGGTTCAGGTTTTGCTCTGAAAGTCCAGGAACAGCACAGACAGAAGCACTTTGAGAAGAGGAGAACTCCTGCAGCCAACCTCATACAG GCTGCATGGCGACTTTATTCCACAGATGCCCAGCATTCATATCTTACAGCTACTTGGTACTTCTACGACAGTATGCTCCCATCTTTCAG AGAATTGACGCTACTGTTCAGTCACCTCCAACGGCGTAACACCAAGAAGGTTCTCCACAACTACCAAACCCTGCTGTCGGGCCTTCGGCCCTACAGCTCCCTCTACCTGTCAGGGGACAG TGGGAAGATTCCATTTCGGGACCGTATTAGGATGAACAATTCCCGCTCCACTCAGGCAATCCGGGGCAAGGCTTCTTCCCCCATTCCCCCAGGGAGTGTGCGCCGCTCGCCAAGCACTGAAAATGTTCCAGAAGCCACCAGCCCAGGGAAGGTGCAGAAAAGCTGGAGTTTCAATGACCGAACCCGGTTCCGCACTTCACTCCGCCTCAAAACCCGTCCTGCTGTAGACG TTGAGGGAGTTGGAGAAGAGAGCGCAGAGGATAAGTCATACTGTGATGTTGCTATGGAGGATGTTATACCTGCAGTGAAGACCTTGATTCGAGCAGTTAG aaTCCTTAAATTCCTGGTAGCCAAACGGAAGTTCAAAGAAACACTCAGACCATATGACGTGAAGGATGTCATTGAGCAGTATTCAGCTGGACACCTGGACATGCTTGGCAGGATCAAGAGCTTGCAAACAAG GGTAGATCAGATTGTTGGCCGTGGTGCTGTTCAGTCTGATAAGAAGATGAGGACGGAAAAATGTGAAAAGACTCCTCCAGAACTGGACCCAATGGATGAGTTGAGCATGATGGGACGTGTCGTTAAGGTGGAGAAACAG GTTCAGTCAATTGAGAACAAGCTGGACTTGCTGTTGAACTTTTATTCTCAGTGCCTAAAAAAGGGCTCCTCCCACTTCACCCTGTCCTCTTTGCTGGAGCCTGACCTCACCTCTGACTACCACAGTCCAACTGATCACCGTGACCTTTTCCCCTCTGTCAACACACTCAACATCTCCCAGTCGGACAGTGGCAACATGGACTGA
- the jtb gene encoding protein JTB — protein MESDCRIPMACLRPRMLALHALFWGLVSLRVFGAALLSEEKSTVTKPVTMPCWQVEEFVVATECTLCHAFQAKRIAACSQTGYVEKINCTKSNKDEYKSCRSATMEEHLFWKFEGAMLGLTVVFALLVVARQRSLDRLASEKVRRQIESI, from the exons ATGGAGAGTGACTGCAGGATCCCGATGGCCTGTCTGAGACCCCGCATGCTAGCCCTGCATGCGCTGTTCTGGGGGTTGGTGTCTCTGAG AGTGTTTGGTGCAGCACTTCTCAGTGAAGAGAAGTCCACAG TAACAAAGCCTGTGACCATGCCATGTTGGCAAGTGGAAGAGTTTGTAGTTGCTACAGAGTGCACCCTGTGTCATGCTTTTCAAGCG AAGAGGATAGCAGCCTGCAGCCAGACAGGATATGTGGAGAAGATTAACTGTACAAAGTCCAACAAAGATGAGTATAAAAG CTGCCGCTCTGCAACCATGGAGGAGCACCTGTTCTGGAAATTTGAGGGTGCCATGTTGGGGCTCACTGTTGTCTTTGCCCTACTGGTGGTTGCTCGGCAACGCTCGTTAGACCGCCTAGCCTCAGAAAAGGTTCGCCGGCAGATAGAATCCATTTAG
- the cart4 gene encoding cocaine- and amphetamine-regulated transcript 4, with the protein MDSVRAAVYLGVFILALSVLCHGQGAMDGRVAAHEEQLAARDLAEALEDLLEGDEDNRITLDKRASVIPRCDVGERCALKHGPRIGRLCDCMRGTACNTFFLRCY; encoded by the exons ATGGACAGTGTCAGAGCGGCCGTGTACCTGGGGGTCTTCATCCTCGCGCTCAGCGTCCTGTGCCACGGTCAGGGGGCTATGGACGGCCGAGTGGCAGCGCACGAGGAGCAGCTCGCCGCCAGAGACTTG GCTGAAGCTCTAGAAGATCTCCTGGAAGGAGACGAGGACAACCGGATAACACTGGACAAAAGAGCCAGTGTCATTCCGagg TGTGACGTGGGGGAGCGCTGTGCTCTGAAGCACGGACCCCGCATTGGGCGGCTCTGTGACTGTATGAGAGGAACCGCTTGCAACACCTTCTTCCTGCGCTGCTACTGA
- the LOC136699222 gene encoding potassium voltage-gated channel subfamily KQT member 4 isoform X4, producing MSRVSFLLVFSCLVLSVFSTIPTHQKTANEGLFILEFVMIVVFGLEYFVRVWAAGCCCRYRGWQGRLRFARKPFCVIDFIVFVASVAVIAAGTQGNIFATSALRSMRFLQILRMVRMDRRGGTWKLLGSVVYAHSKELITAWYIGFLVLIFASFLVYLAEKDINTEFSTYADSLWWGTITLTTIGYGDKTPHTWLGRLLAAGFALLGVSFFALPAGILGSGFALKVQEQHRQKHFEKRRTPAANLIQAAWRLYSTDAQHSYLTATWYFYDSMLPSFRELTLLFSHLQRRNTKKVLHNYQTLLSGLRPYSSLYLSGDSQLISKKRSFFRIHAGCKQSGKIPFRDRIRMNNSRSTQAIRGKASSPIPPGSVRRSPSTENVPEATSPGKVQKSWSFNDRTRFRTSLRLKTRPAVDVEGVGEESAEDKSYCDVAMEDVIPAVKTLIRAVRILKFLVAKRKFKETLRPYDVKDVIEQYSAGHLDMLGRIKSLQTRVDQIVGRGAVQSDKKMRTEKCEKTPPELDPMDELSMMGRVVKVEKQVQSIENKLDLLLNFYSQCLKKGSSHFTLSSLLEPDLTSDYHSPTDHRDLFPSVNTLNISQSDSGNMD from the exons GAGTTTGTGATGATTGTGGTGTTTGGGCTCGAGTATTTTGTGAGGGTTTGGGCTGCTGGGTGTTGCTGCCGCTACAGAGGATGGCAGGGTCGGCTACGCTTTGCCAGAAAACCCTTCTGTGTTATAG ACTTCATAGTTTTTGTGGCTTCAGTTGCTGTGATAGCAGCAGGTACGCAGGGGAACATCTTTGCCACGTCTGCTCTGCGCAGCATGCGATTTTTGCAGATCCTGCGCATGGTGCGCATGGACCGCCGAGGAGGCACATGGAAACTGCTGGGCTCTGTAGTGTATGCTCACAGCAAg GAGCTTATCACTGCCTGGTACATTGGCTTCCTGGTATTGATTTTTGCCTCGTTTTTGGTCTATTTGGCTGAAAAGGACATCAACACTGAGTTCTCTACTTATGCAGACTCCCTCTGGTGGGGAACC ATTACCCTCACCACAATTGGTTACGGAGACAAGACTCCACACACCTGGCTTGGTCGGCTTTTAGCAGCCGGCTTCGCCCTGTTGGGAGTGTCTTTTTTTGCCCTGCCTGCA GGGATTTTAGGTTCAGGTTTTGCTCTGAAAGTCCAGGAACAGCACAGACAGAAGCACTTTGAGAAGAGGAGAACTCCTGCAGCCAACCTCATACAG GCTGCATGGCGACTTTATTCCACAGATGCCCAGCATTCATATCTTACAGCTACTTGGTACTTCTACGACAGTATGCTCCCATCTTTCAG AGAATTGACGCTACTGTTCAGTCACCTCCAACGGCGTAACACCAAGAAGGTTCTCCACAACTACCAAACCCTGCTGTCGGGCCTTCGGCCCTACAGCTCCCTCTACCTGTCAGGGGACAG TCAGCTCATATCTAAAAAGCGGAGTTTCTTCCGGATTCATGCTGGCTGCAAGCAGAG TGGGAAGATTCCATTTCGGGACCGTATTAGGATGAACAATTCCCGCTCCACTCAGGCAATCCGGGGCAAGGCTTCTTCCCCCATTCCCCCAGGGAGTGTGCGCCGCTCGCCAAGCACTGAAAATGTTCCAGAAGCCACCAGCCCAGGGAAGGTGCAGAAAAGCTGGAGTTTCAATGACCGAACCCGGTTCCGCACTTCACTCCGCCTCAAAACCCGTCCTGCTGTAGACG TTGAGGGAGTTGGAGAAGAGAGCGCAGAGGATAAGTCATACTGTGATGTTGCTATGGAGGATGTTATACCTGCAGTGAAGACCTTGATTCGAGCAGTTAG aaTCCTTAAATTCCTGGTAGCCAAACGGAAGTTCAAAGAAACACTCAGACCATATGACGTGAAGGATGTCATTGAGCAGTATTCAGCTGGACACCTGGACATGCTTGGCAGGATCAAGAGCTTGCAAACAAG GGTAGATCAGATTGTTGGCCGTGGTGCTGTTCAGTCTGATAAGAAGATGAGGACGGAAAAATGTGAAAAGACTCCTCCAGAACTGGACCCAATGGATGAGTTGAGCATGATGGGACGTGTCGTTAAGGTGGAGAAACAG GTTCAGTCAATTGAGAACAAGCTGGACTTGCTGTTGAACTTTTATTCTCAGTGCCTAAAAAAGGGCTCCTCCCACTTCACCCTGTCCTCTTTGCTGGAGCCTGACCTCACCTCTGACTACCACAGTCCAACTGATCACCGTGACCTTTTCCCCTCTGTCAACACACTCAACATCTCCCAGTCGGACAGTGGCAACATGGACTGA